Part of the Musa acuminata AAA Group cultivar baxijiao chromosome BXJ3-10, Cavendish_Baxijiao_AAA, whole genome shotgun sequence genome, AATAACTATTATCATCTGATACGGTTCGTGTACTTGCATTAAAAACCAGCTCATTTGATTTCGAGGCTAATTCTAGCTAGATCGAGATGGTCAACTCTGTTGGATCCTTGATCTGTGGTTTTCTTGAGCTTGTTCTGGACACGTTCTTTCTTGAATGGGGGACCGTAGATGGTCTCTAATCGCAGGAAGACTGCCAGGGCGAACGGACaatgagatcaagaactactggaacaccacCTTGGTGAAGAGACTGCAAGGTGGGTCGTCACAGCTCCCGAGTAATCCAAGCCCCGCCACAGCCCAATCCAAAGGGAAAGACACGGCGGTCGCCACGCCGCCGCCGGTGACCGGCTCGAAGGTGATCCAGACCAAGGCATTAAGGTGCACCACGGCGTTCTTCGGCCAAGATACAGCCTGCATGCCTCCGCGCTTGGCGCCAGAAGAATCCGATGGCTGCTCCAAGATCTCTCCATTTGGCTCTTCTCTGGACGTGGTTGCAGCCTTCCCTTCAAGCTCGGATGCTTGGAAAGAGAGAGACGACGGCGTTCAAGTCGAGAACCCTGAATCAAAAGAAGCCGATGACGCCGCGAACATGGGCTTCTATCCAGACGACTTGATGTCCCTCGATGGAGCACTGATTGGAAACTGGATGGAGAAGGACCAGTTTCAGCAAGACAGCATGTTAGATGTCAAGCTTTTGGCTTCCATCTTAGAAGCTGACGAACAGGGGTATTGGAGCTGAGCAAAGGAGTCACCATCTCCAGTTTGCAGCGTAAGCTTTCTACATCGGGTGGCGAAACAGGGACAAAACATAACCTTGCTGCTGGTACAATACTGGAGCTGGAAGTGTAGGTACAAAGCAATCACGTGTGGTTGTTTCATCTTCAATCTCGAACGCTTTGTGCTTCGCTgtagcaataagccgcaagaattGTTCTCATGTTTCACCAAAGAATTAGCTCTCCTAGCAACAGTCATAGCTGCCCTAAACACACCGATGATGGTAAGCTAATAATTTAAATGGGGCACAAGAATTTGAAGCCATCACTTTGTCTATCGAATATATTTGTCGGAAGGGTGCTTGTAATCATAGCACTCCACATCCACAACATAAAGTGGAGGAAAGCAAAAGGGAATACCCACCTGAAGAAGACGGCACGAATGAGTGCATTCATGACTTTGGATTGTTGCGAGGCGGAAAACACATATATgggaggagaaagagggagagattTCACGTAAACAGACGGCGCAAACAAATGCGAGGCAGAGAACAGTGCAGTGTATTTTTCCTGTATCTGCCTCCTCAATTATTGTCGTGAAGATGACTACGAAACTAGCAGAAAGCAAATGTGCCCTTTATGTGCAATTATATCCAAAAAGCACTGTAGTTTGGATTCATTAGGCAGTAAAATTTCAGCCTTAAAATTATACCCACATGAATCGTGGACAATAGAACATTATATTGAATCCCAGGCAGTGTCAGCTTTCCAATAATTGAAGTGCAGTCGCAGAAAGTAGAAGAGATTTTATCCACAATGGAAGCCATGCACATGGGATCCTCAGCAAAATTAATAGGGTACATGGGAAGAGTCTGCAGGCAGGATGATGACAACGGGAGCCTTTACAGCGTGAGCCTGTGCGGCCTAACCTTCCATGGACGAGTAGACGCAAATTGTGAGCTGCCCAAGCAGAAGTTTAGGTGCATTCTGTGTGTGTGCGGTCGAGTGATCGGAGTCGAATTTTAGATAAACCGGCTCACACGAACCGGTCCATTTTTCATCAAGATTAAAGCCCACTCTCTCTCtatgattatgatgatgattattattgcaGTAAATATAAGATGGAGATTTTGTTGTCCCATTTCTGTCTGTCTTTATCCTCTCCCTCGAggttatgttttatattttatgtttattATTACTGTGtgccaaaatatatttttaatcattGCTCTGATGATTTCTTGGCCTTTCATTGCAATCTTGCAGCAAAAAGGAAAAATCCTAGATTTGTTATATACGTCATT contains:
- the LOC135650636 gene encoding transcription factor MYB1-like: MGRKPCCSKEGLNRGAWTANEDKILVTYISTHGTTKWGSLPKRAGLKRCGKSCRLRWLNYLRPGIKRGNISDDEEELIIRLHKLLGNRWSLIAGRLPGRTDNEIKNYWNTTLVKRLQGGSSQLPSNPSPATAQSKGKDTAVATPPPVTGSKVIQTKALRCTTAFFGQDTACMPPRLAPEESDGCSKISPFGSSLDVVAAFPSSSDAWKERDDGVQVENPESKEADDAANMGFYPDDLMSLDGALIGNWMEKDQFQQDSMLDVKLLASILEADEQGYWS